The Solanum lycopersicum chromosome 2, SLM_r2.1 DNA window CACAAGTTGAAATGATTTGGTAATTTGCTTTGATGTTATAGTGACAGAGTTGCAAAGGATGAAAAAATTGGTGTCCTCGTGAGAGTATGACACGTTTGTCTTGTAAACGCCACGTATAGTGGATGCATTCAAAATTGTTACACGACGTACAAATTGTGATTGGTGTTACCGAGGGATATAATTGACCTTTtttttcctctctctcttttttttttcattggcACAGTTGTGCTTTgcttttctcttcttcatttttcttttctcgCATAATTTTTGTACatatagaattaaaaaataCGATTCTGCGATGTTTTTATATCTCTTACACGTTGAaatgattttagtttttatttataatgaaaatataataagacTACTATACAATTGAAGCCTGAAGATGTGGTATTGCTGATATACTGTCGTGCCGAGTCAAGAATCAGTAattgactaaaaaaaaaaaactaattaatgaGAACTGTTTCATCAAAAAcagattttggaaaaaaaaaacagagaaaattATAAGCTagcttattattttaaaaagggaaaatgtacCATGATTAGACACGTACATTCTATTatcttcaaatttattttataaataattttttatttcttttttatttatatgacatTTTATAGACCTAGTATGTGTTGATAATTTTTCAATTCTGATGCTACGTAAatcaaaaaagaataaaaagttatttataaaataaatttaaaaaagtaataaaaccttaacaaatatatttctaaaaatttgaatataaattaaaagatatttacgtattttccttttttaaaattaaagaaaagcgAGAACGATATAACACTAAATAGAGTTTATCTTATTGTTAAGCTTTTAACTTCCAAGAACTTCAAGAGTTTGggcttttttaattattaacttGCTTAGTactctttattattaattatttattcatttttaattaacatatttattaaaatcgatattattttaattttattaattataaagtgaACGAATTAAAAAACTTTTATCAGCATTTATATCTTACGAAATAAGTGTACATCCAGATTGAGATTTATCATACATCAAAAACGTATATCaaacttatcatatatatatatatatatatatatgaagtggatgaattaaaacttttttatcaGCATTTATATCTTACGAAATAAGTGTACATCCGGATTGAGATTCATCAtacatcaaatatatatatatatatatattattttattattatttttttgtttttttatttttaaaaaaagagctAAAACCCTCCACTCGGGCTTTACAATTGTGCATGACACTGTCTTGAGATTTGAATATTGTGTGAAACTTATTCTGGCTATCATTCATACTAAGGCATAGTGGTTTGCAAAAGTAAAGCTAGCTAGCTACTAATTAAGTCCATGGTACTTAACTagtcaaaactacaaataaaaaagCTAAAAGAGAAAACGATCATTTTCAAGAGGGTTGTGGTTTCTTCTCAACAATGGGTCTCCAATTGACATTCAAGCCTTTATCTTCATCCACAGGCTTTCCTCCTGCTTCTTTAGCCAATTTCTTCTTAAGCTCTTTCTCATCTTCCACCACAGTTTCCTCTTGAACATTCTCTGGATCTATATTTCCCACCACTTTTTCTTTCAACTCTTCAGCAGTATCCTCGATAGCTTTCCACGCATCTTGAGTTGTTTTAGTAGCTTTATCCTTCACCTCCTTCGCTTTATCAGCCATTTCAGATACTTTACCACCCGTTTCATCACTATCGGTCCCGTACAGCTTCCTGCTCTGTTTTTCCGATGGCTCCTCTGTTGCAGCAACATATCCTCCCTTTAATACATGAGTAGTATTCTAAGCATGTTTAGTTTCATGCCacaaaacaataatttaaatattttttatgattaaatgtgGATTCAATTATTAATGTAtgtaatatttgataaatttcaaattctagGTGGATTTATGGCTTGTTCATTATATTTAGTGGTACATCTAGTATTTATGTAGGAAGACTCACCTTCCATATTTGACGACCGATGAAGACAGTGGAGGCTCGATGTGGGAAGGCTTTAGAGAGGTTGAAGATTGATTTTTTGCTTAACGATGCCATTGATGCTTCCTTTCCaacactttttctttttggttaatGAAATGAAAACTCAACATGATTTTCAAGGTTTTAATTAACTCTTTTTCGTCACACttttcttgagaatttggttTACATAAAGGAAGGGGGTTGGGGTTTCTTGAGAGTGACACGTTTAGAGGTTTATGTGCCACTTAATTGCTACTGCTGGACACGTGTACAGGGTGCCCCCATGTTAATTTAAAGATCACATCAGTGGAACGAAATGATAACTATCCGATTATATCATCAtatttagcatgattttatttaaaagatggAACAGACTGTTAAAATGTGCTAAAAATGGTCTTTTTTGGTACTATATGGATGATGTTTGAAACAATAGAATAACTAAATGGATGAACAGTTCTAATATGTAATGTGAAATTGGTCCAGGCTGAGAAGTAGACAACTAGtgttaaattatgaatttatagaaGAAAGAACCTGTTTGAGAAGGCTGCATTTTGaaatttacataattaacaaataatcaCTTGCAGAAAAATTAAATGGTACATCTGCAGCTATCCCAgttgaaacatttttttttctacaaaaatcttaaaagatacAAATCGAAGCAACAGGAAGAAAGGAAGGTCTTCATTTCCAGAGTTCTTCCATAGGAATGCCACGTTCTTGAGCAACTTCACTGAATTGCCTCATCTGCTGAACAGCAACAACAGTGGCTCTTGCATTGTTGAGGGCATTGTTACTTCCAAGCTGCTTACCCAAAGCATTCTCAACACCAGCCATTTCAAGAACGATCCGCACAGCACCACCAGCAATCACTCCAGTACCAGGGGCTGCTGGTCTAAGCATCACCCTTGCTGCTCCAAAGTCTCCCTCAGATCTGCAATTTAGTTGTTCATAAATGTTAGATCCCCAACTTATATACCAATATCAACATGATTCTTCTTTTTTGGACAATGGTGGTGTCCCCGCCAACTTGCAGACTATTCATCAGCTATCTTAAACTAATACACGTGCATACGAGTAACTCTACCCACTAAAACTTAAATAGATATAAAGAAATCTTCTAAAGTTTTTTTCTCTACTGAAATTTGAATATCATCCACTTCATTGGTACTAATTCTTTCACAATGAGCTgcataattcaatcaattttttttgcaacTACAGTCTAAATACATGGCAAGGCAAATGCTAAAAGAAGATCTCCTCAAGGCAAGATGTGGTAAATCCTTTAGACGAATCAATTTTACTCATCAAAAGGCTGCAAATATGTGCATCCCTCTAGGACAACAGTAAATTAAAGAGGATCAAAAAATACAATGATCTCACATAAATGTATCCATCCACTCCAGGCCTCTCATTTCATTCCTCCAGATTTAGCAATAGAGGAGCAAGGATAACCATGACAAGAAACTCAGAAAAAGACATCAACAGCTAATGATGCAACCAGGGAatccttttttactttttcactGCATATCCTTTCTTAAAGTTGAAGAGGAGGAGAAGCAATCATTTTTATGACTTTTCACATATTTTGGACTCAGATAGATGAAATAGTGGACATGTACATTATGTCACCTATTAATTCAATGAAAACAAACACAGAGACCAATAACACACACTTGTGCACATCTCATTTTTTGACACAGAGTCAACAACATGAGAGGTTTGTCATAATACAAAGacgtaaaattaaatttcaaatgcTTAAGATAGAGCTTATCAAGCATTCCAGTCTGTACCTCATGGGTGTTGTCTAGCGGTACTGAAGTGGGTGAACAT harbors:
- the LOC101255654 gene encoding uncharacterized protein isoform X1, producing MASLSKKSIFNLSKAFPHRASTVFIGRQIWKGGYVAATEEPSEKQSRKLYGTDSDETGGKVSEMADKAKEVKDKATKTTQDAWKAIEDTAEELKEKVVGNIDPENVQEETVVEDEKELKKKLAKEAGGKPVDEDKGLNVNWRPIVEKKPQPS
- the LOC101255654 gene encoding uncharacterized protein isoform X2 is translated as MEEEPSEKQSRKLYGTDSDETGGKVSEMADKAKEVKDKATKTTQDAWKAIEDTAEELKEKVVGNIDPENVQEETVVEDEKELKKKLAKEAGGKPVDEDKGLNVNWRPIVEKKPQPS